From Microbacterium sp. LWH11-1.2, one genomic window encodes:
- the mltG gene encoding endolytic transglycosylase MltG produces MSERESASPQHDPGARLGDLFENLPAPTRQIPTVDNSAPTPGSRRAAREAAGRPSESHDSAGSPGSEPTSEDSANTEPARREPSAADALFASAASPQQDASASAATSPKSTSPDPAPPLGGGLDDLFAPHEEHPAARRPKKKRRTGCLIALAIVLVIVGGLAAGGVWAWNTYGDKISEALGWSGAADWEPGMATGEVMVTIREGDTGGPVSTALYDAGVTRTEDVFYDYLINENLAVTFYPGIYRLQEKMTAEAALAALKDEKNKLENTVSITEGGTIASSLANIAETLGIPLADFEAAVADPAAYGVSAPSLEGWLFPAIYTFDPEVTATQVIQRMVDRTRESLAAAGVPDDEAERVLTIASIIEREGRLDDFAKVSRVIQNRLDIDMLLQMDSTAQYGYGSLHEGVVSSSAEALADDNPWNTYVHTGLPVTPIASPSDAAIDAAMNPADGPWLYFVTVNLATGETQFSETLAEHEQGVEKWREWCRANPDGGC; encoded by the coding sequence ATGTCCGAACGCGAGAGTGCTTCCCCCCAGCACGATCCGGGCGCCCGCCTGGGCGACCTGTTCGAGAATCTGCCCGCCCCGACACGTCAGATCCCGACCGTCGACAACAGCGCCCCGACGCCGGGTTCGCGCCGCGCCGCGCGCGAGGCCGCCGGTCGGCCCTCGGAGTCGCACGACTCGGCGGGCTCGCCGGGCTCGGAGCCGACGAGCGAGGATTCCGCGAACACGGAGCCTGCGCGCCGCGAGCCCTCTGCCGCGGATGCCCTCTTCGCCTCCGCAGCGTCGCCGCAGCAGGATGCATCCGCCTCAGCGGCGACGTCCCCGAAGTCGACTTCTCCCGACCCCGCTCCGCCACTGGGCGGAGGGCTGGACGATCTCTTCGCTCCGCATGAGGAGCACCCCGCCGCCCGGCGGCCGAAGAAGAAGCGGCGAACCGGCTGCCTGATCGCCCTGGCCATCGTGCTGGTGATCGTGGGAGGCCTGGCCGCCGGTGGAGTCTGGGCCTGGAACACATACGGAGACAAGATCAGCGAGGCGCTCGGCTGGAGCGGTGCCGCCGATTGGGAGCCCGGTATGGCGACGGGCGAGGTGATGGTCACGATCCGCGAGGGCGACACCGGAGGACCGGTGTCGACCGCTCTCTACGATGCGGGCGTGACCAGGACCGAGGACGTCTTCTACGACTACCTCATCAACGAGAACCTCGCCGTGACGTTCTACCCCGGCATCTACCGGCTGCAGGAGAAGATGACAGCCGAGGCCGCCCTCGCCGCTCTCAAGGACGAGAAGAACAAGCTCGAGAACACGGTGTCGATCACCGAAGGCGGGACGATCGCCTCATCGCTGGCGAACATCGCCGAGACGCTCGGCATCCCGCTCGCGGACTTCGAGGCCGCTGTGGCCGATCCCGCGGCCTACGGCGTGTCCGCACCGTCTCTCGAGGGATGGCTCTTCCCCGCGATCTACACCTTCGATCCCGAGGTGACGGCGACGCAGGTCATCCAGCGGATGGTCGATCGCACACGGGAGTCGCTCGCCGCGGCAGGGGTCCCGGACGACGAAGCGGAGCGTGTGCTGACCATCGCCTCGATCATCGAGCGCGAAGGCCGCCTGGACGACTTCGCCAAGGTGTCGCGGGTGATCCAGAACCGCCTCGACATCGACATGCTCCTGCAGATGGACTCGACGGCTCAGTACGGGTACGGCTCGCTGCACGAGGGCGTCGTGTCGAGCTCGGCCGAGGCACTCGCCGACGACAACCCGTGGAACACCTACGTCCACACGGGACTCCCGGTCACGCCGATCGCGAGCCCGAGCGACGCGGCGATCGACGCGGCGATGAACCCGGCCGACGGGCCGTGGCTCTACTTCGTCACGGTCAACCTGGCCACGGGCGAGACCCAGTTCTCCGAGACCCTCGCCGAGCACGAGCAGGGTGTGGAGAAGTGGCGCGAGTGGTGCCGGGCCAATCCCGACGGCGGCTGCTGA
- a CDS encoding shikimate dehydrogenase → MTASYLAVWGDPIAHSKSPALHAAAYRVLGLDWEYGRRQVDAAAFADALDGLDARWRGLSLTMPLKEEAFRAAASRDAHAELTGAVNTLLLGDVIAGYNTDVGGIVDALAEAGITETRSVRILGAGATAASALVAAADLGAESVEISARRPERAAGLIALGERIGISVEARPLDDVAAETDLTIATLPSGTVLPEGAASALAARGGALFDAAYAPWPSALAAAWGGATVVSGLGMLLHQAVRQIRIFHHGDPSTALPDEAAVVAAMRAVL, encoded by the coding sequence GTGACCGCCTCGTATCTCGCCGTCTGGGGAGACCCGATCGCGCACTCGAAGTCGCCTGCGCTGCACGCGGCCGCCTACCGTGTGCTCGGTCTCGACTGGGAGTACGGGCGACGGCAGGTCGATGCGGCGGCGTTCGCCGACGCCCTCGACGGGCTCGACGCCCGGTGGCGCGGCCTGTCGCTCACCATGCCCTTGAAGGAGGAGGCGTTCCGTGCCGCCGCATCACGTGATGCGCATGCGGAGCTGACGGGCGCCGTGAACACGCTGCTGCTCGGCGACGTCATCGCCGGCTACAACACGGATGTCGGCGGCATCGTCGACGCGCTGGCCGAGGCGGGGATCACCGAGACGCGCTCCGTGCGCATCCTCGGTGCCGGCGCCACGGCGGCATCCGCGCTCGTCGCCGCCGCCGATCTGGGAGCGGAGAGCGTCGAGATCTCGGCGCGCCGCCCGGAGCGCGCTGCCGGTCTCATCGCTCTGGGGGAGCGCATCGGCATCTCCGTCGAGGCACGCCCGCTCGACGATGTCGCGGCCGAGACCGATCTGACCATCGCGACGCTCCCGAGCGGAACCGTTCTTCCCGAGGGTGCCGCGTCGGCCCTGGCCGCGCGAGGGGGCGCGCTGTTCGATGCGGCCTACGCCCCCTGGCCGTCCGCCCTCGCGGCGGCATGGGGCGGTGCCACCGTGGTGTCCGGACTCGGGATGCTGCTGCATCAGGCCGTGCGCCAGATCAGGATCTTCCATCACGGCGACCCGTCGACGGCGCTGCCCGACGAGGCCGCTGTGGTGGCCGCCATGCGCGCCGTGCTCTGA
- the aroC gene encoding chorismate synthase gives MLRVLTAGESHGPELIAVMEGLPSGVPVSSEAIQADLARRKLGYGRGSRMKFEQDELSISGGVRHGKTLGSPIALRIGNTEWPKWIEVMNPEPVELTDKSRGRSAPLTRPRPGHADLVGMQKYDFDEARPILERASARETAARVALGAIARSFLGELGIRLVSHTLSIGPVRVPEGSALPTPDDVDVLDADPLRCFDPASSALMVAEVDDAKKDGDTLGGIVEVLAYGLPPGLGSHVHWDRRLDARLAQALMSIQAIKGVEVGDGFETTRRRGSAAHDELFATADGISRGSDRAGGTEGGMSTGTVLRVRAGMKPIATVPHALRTIDVATGEDATAHHQRSDVCAVPAAGVVAEAMVAVELARAVLEKFGGDSVRETRRNLEGYLAGIPAELRTTPASEAALIAHDERD, from the coding sequence ATGCTCCGCGTGCTCACGGCCGGCGAATCGCACGGCCCAGAACTCATCGCCGTCATGGAGGGTCTGCCCTCCGGCGTGCCGGTGTCGTCCGAGGCCATCCAGGCCGATCTCGCCCGCCGCAAGCTCGGCTACGGCCGCGGCTCGCGGATGAAGTTCGAGCAGGACGAGCTGTCGATCTCGGGCGGCGTCCGCCACGGCAAGACCCTCGGCAGCCCGATCGCACTGCGCATCGGCAACACCGAGTGGCCGAAGTGGATCGAGGTCATGAACCCCGAGCCCGTGGAGCTCACCGACAAGTCCCGTGGTCGCAGCGCCCCGCTGACGCGTCCGCGTCCCGGGCACGCCGACCTCGTCGGCATGCAGAAGTACGACTTCGACGAGGCGCGTCCGATCCTCGAGCGCGCGAGCGCCAGGGAGACCGCCGCCCGCGTCGCGCTCGGCGCGATCGCCCGCTCCTTCCTCGGCGAGCTCGGCATCCGTCTCGTCAGCCACACTCTCTCGATCGGACCGGTCCGGGTGCCCGAGGGCTCGGCGCTCCCGACCCCCGACGACGTCGACGTGCTGGACGCCGATCCGCTGCGCTGCTTCGACCCCGCGTCCTCCGCGCTGATGGTCGCCGAGGTCGACGACGCGAAGAAAGACGGCGACACGCTCGGCGGCATCGTCGAGGTGCTCGCGTACGGCCTCCCGCCGGGCCTCGGCTCGCACGTGCACTGGGACCGCCGCCTGGACGCCCGTCTCGCCCAGGCGCTGATGAGCATCCAGGCCATCAAGGGCGTCGAGGTCGGCGACGGCTTCGAGACGACGCGCCGACGCGGCTCGGCCGCTCACGACGAGCTGTTCGCCACGGCCGACGGGATCTCTCGTGGCTCCGACCGGGCCGGCGGCACGGAGGGCGGCATGTCCACCGGGACCGTGCTGCGCGTCCGCGCGGGCATGAAGCCCATCGCGACGGTCCCGCACGCACTGCGCACGATCGATGTGGCGACGGGGGAGGACGCGACCGCGCACCACCAGCGCTCCGACGTCTGCGCCGTTCCGGCTGCCGGAGTCGTGGCGGAAGCCATGGTCGCTGTCGAGCTCGCCCGCGCCGTGCTGGAGAAGTTCGGCGGCGACAGCGTCCGCGAGACGCGTCGCAACCTCGAGGGGTACCTCGCGGGCATTCCGGCGGAGCTGCGCACGACTCCCGCGTCCGAGGCGGCGCTCATCGCGCATGACGAGCGCGACTGA
- a CDS encoding shikimate kinase, with protein sequence MTSATDPLTLVLVGPMAAGKTSVGRRVARRLSVPFIDTDKRIVAAHGPIPTIFAEHGEPHFRELERAAVAAALSEGGVISLGGGAVTDAGTRALLRQHPVVFLTVSADAVADRIRGGSRPLLAGEDPVDRWIRIFEERRDWYDEVASTTFDTSRRPMQRIADEIVAWRREQR encoded by the coding sequence ATGACGAGCGCGACTGACCCGCTCACGCTGGTGCTGGTGGGCCCGATGGCCGCCGGCAAGACCAGCGTCGGCAGGCGCGTGGCGCGCCGGTTGAGCGTGCCGTTCATCGACACCGACAAGCGGATCGTCGCCGCGCACGGCCCGATCCCGACGATCTTCGCCGAGCACGGGGAGCCGCACTTCCGCGAACTGGAGCGCGCCGCTGTGGCCGCCGCGCTGTCGGAGGGCGGGGTGATCTCGCTCGGCGGCGGCGCGGTGACGGATGCCGGCACGCGCGCGCTCCTGCGACAGCATCCGGTCGTCTTCCTGACGGTGAGCGCGGATGCGGTGGCCGATCGCATCCGCGGCGGGAGCCGTCCGCTGCTGGCGGGGGAGGACCCTGTGGACCGCTGGATCCGGATCTTCGAGGAACGGCGCGACTGGTACGACGAGGTGGCCTCGACGACGTTCGACACGTCGCGACGCCCGATGCAGAGGATTGCCGACGAGATCGTGGCATGGAGGAGAGAACAGCGATGA
- the aroB gene encoding 3-dehydroquinate synthase, with protein sequence MSTTTISVTGNDEYDITIGRGVLDQVSAALAPTVRKILVVHPPTLAARAAELRDRLLADTENGQREVLLAEIPDAEQGKRVEVAAFCWQVMGQADFTRSDAVIGYGGGAVTDLAGFVAATWLRGVQLIQVPTTVLGLVDAAVGGKTGINTAEGKNLVGAFWAPAAVIGDLDELASLSPNEATAGFAEVVKAGFIWAPEILDIVEADPARAVDPTTEEFRRAVELAIDMKAKVVSDDFREAGLREILNYGHTLGHAIEHAERYRWRHGAAVSVGMLYAAELSRLAGRLSDTAAERHRTVLESLGLPTTYRAGAWPQLLATMQRDKKSRGGMLRFILLDDIAKPTVLQAPDESLLFAAYQEVGA encoded by the coding sequence ATGAGCACGACGACCATCAGTGTCACGGGGAACGACGAGTACGACATCACCATCGGACGGGGTGTGCTCGATCAGGTATCCGCCGCGCTCGCGCCGACCGTGCGCAAGATCCTCGTGGTGCACCCTCCGACGCTCGCCGCTCGCGCCGCCGAGCTGCGCGACCGTCTGCTCGCCGACACCGAGAACGGACAGCGCGAGGTGCTTCTCGCCGAGATCCCGGATGCCGAGCAGGGCAAGCGCGTCGAGGTGGCGGCCTTCTGCTGGCAGGTCATGGGACAGGCGGACTTCACCCGCAGCGATGCCGTGATCGGCTACGGCGGAGGCGCGGTGACCGACCTCGCGGGCTTCGTGGCCGCGACGTGGCTGCGCGGGGTGCAGCTCATCCAGGTGCCCACGACGGTGCTCGGACTCGTGGACGCGGCTGTCGGAGGCAAGACGGGCATCAACACCGCCGAGGGCAAGAACCTCGTCGGCGCGTTCTGGGCGCCGGCCGCGGTCATCGGCGACCTCGACGAGCTCGCCAGCCTCAGCCCGAACGAGGCCACCGCCGGTTTCGCGGAGGTCGTGAAGGCGGGATTCATCTGGGCGCCGGAGATCCTCGACATCGTCGAAGCGGATCCCGCGCGGGCCGTCGACCCGACGACCGAGGAGTTCCGCCGCGCCGTCGAGCTCGCCATCGACATGAAGGCCAAGGTCGTCTCCGACGACTTCCGCGAGGCGGGCCTCCGCGAGATCCTCAACTACGGCCACACCCTCGGTCACGCGATCGAGCACGCGGAGCGCTACCGCTGGCGGCACGGCGCGGCGGTGTCCGTCGGCATGCTCTACGCGGCGGAGCTCTCGCGTCTGGCGGGGCGTCTGTCCGACACCGCGGCCGAGCGGCACCGGACCGTGCTGGAATCCCTCGGCCTGCCGACCACGTATCGCGCCGGTGCGTGGCCGCAGCTGCTCGCGACGATGCAGCGCGACAAGAAGAGCCGCGGCGGGATGCTCCGCTTCATCCTGCTCGACGACATCGCGAAGCCCACCGTGCTGCAGGCCCCCGACGAGTCGCTGCTCTTCGCCGCCTACCAGGAGGTCGGTGCGTGA
- a CDS encoding GNAT family N-acetyltransferase — MVIRRVRADEGERVRDLRLDAVRDPDASIAFLHSYETEAAHPDEFWHDRAANAAEGDGVAQFVAERDAEWVGTVTVIRWKAGDTDHHGRVVSVARGDVVGVFVRPENRAGGTVDALLDAAAEWARSLGDGALALDVHVDNQRAQGAYRRAGFVETGLRFTGSIGPELEMSRSLVPADSVSS, encoded by the coding sequence ATGGTCATCCGGCGCGTGCGCGCGGACGAGGGGGAGCGGGTCCGCGATCTGCGCCTCGACGCGGTCCGTGACCCGGACGCCTCCATCGCGTTCCTGCACTCCTATGAGACGGAGGCGGCGCACCCGGACGAGTTCTGGCACGATCGTGCCGCGAACGCCGCCGAGGGTGACGGCGTGGCGCAGTTCGTCGCCGAGCGGGATGCCGAGTGGGTCGGCACCGTCACGGTGATCCGGTGGAAGGCCGGAGACACGGACCATCATGGGCGCGTGGTCTCCGTCGCCCGCGGCGACGTCGTCGGCGTCTTCGTCCGTCCCGAGAACCGGGCCGGCGGCACGGTCGACGCGTTGCTCGATGCAGCGGCCGAGTGGGCGCGCTCACTCGGCGACGGTGCGCTCGCCCTCGACGTGCACGTCGACAATCAGCGGGCCCAGGGCGCGTATCGCCGCGCGGGATTCGTCGAGACCGGCCTGCGCTTCACCGGATCCATCGGACCCGAGCTCGAGATGAGCCGTTCGCTCGTCCCCGCGGATAGTGTGTCATCGTGA
- the aroQ gene encoding type II 3-dehydroquinate dehydratase: MTANPRLLLVNGPNLNLLGTREPEVYGTATLADVERLTAEAAGALGYDVRAIQSNHEGVLIDAIHAAREDCVGIVINPGGLTHTSVALRDALTGVALPFAEVHISDVYAREEFRHHSYLHDVAAVRVIGRGIDGYADAVRELVGSL; encoded by the coding sequence GTGACCGCGAATCCGCGCCTGCTCCTCGTGAACGGCCCCAACCTCAACCTGCTCGGCACGCGTGAGCCCGAGGTGTACGGCACGGCGACTCTCGCCGATGTCGAGCGTCTGACAGCCGAGGCCGCCGGTGCGCTGGGCTACGACGTGCGTGCGATCCAGAGCAACCACGAGGGCGTGCTGATCGACGCCATCCATGCGGCTCGCGAGGACTGCGTCGGCATCGTCATCAACCCCGGCGGGCTCACGCACACCTCGGTCGCGCTCCGCGATGCGCTCACGGGTGTGGCGCTCCCGTTCGCCGAGGTGCACATCTCCGACGTGTACGCCCGCGAGGAGTTCCGTCACCACTCCTACCTCCACGATGTCGCCGCCGTGCGTGTGATCGGCCGGGGGATCGACGGCTATGCCGACGCCGTGCGGGAGCTCGTCGGCTCGCTCTGA
- the efp gene encoding elongation factor P yields MASTADIKNGVVLSIDGQLWNVIEFQHVKPGKGGAFVRTKLKNVVSGKVVDRTYNAGAKIDIENVDRRDFTYLYADGDSFVFMDTSDYDQITVGAATVGDAKNFLLENQQVTIALNNGNPLYIDLPASVILEVTYTEPGLQGDRSSAGTKPATVETGYEMQVPLFVETGTRIKVDTRTGDYLGREK; encoded by the coding sequence ATGGCATCTACCGCAGACATCAAGAACGGCGTCGTTCTCAGCATCGACGGACAGCTCTGGAACGTCATCGAGTTCCAGCACGTCAAGCCCGGCAAGGGCGGCGCGTTCGTGCGGACCAAGCTGAAGAACGTCGTGTCCGGCAAGGTCGTCGACCGTACGTACAACGCGGGCGCGAAGATCGACATCGAGAACGTCGACCGCCGCGACTTCACCTACCTGTACGCCGACGGCGACAGCTTCGTCTTCATGGACACCTCCGACTACGACCAGATCACCGTCGGCGCGGCGACCGTGGGCGACGCGAAGAACTTCCTGCTCGAGAACCAGCAGGTCACGATCGCGCTGAACAACGGCAACCCGCTGTACATCGATCTGCCCGCCTCCGTCATCCTCGAGGTGACGTACACGGAGCCCGGCCTGCAGGGCGACCGCTCGTCGGCCGGCACGAAGCCCGCCACCGTCGAGACCGGCTACGAGATGCAGGTCCCGCTGTTCGTCGAGACCGGCACCCGGATCAAGGTCGACACCCGCACGGGTGACTACCTCGGCCGCGAGAAGTAA
- the nusB gene encoding transcription antitermination factor NusB — protein sequence MSARTKARKRALDILFSADVRGDDLSVTLAAEAKRAASEPAREASWLYAREIVDGIIDQRDEIDEQITTHSRDWKLERMPAVDRALLRIGVWEILHNDAVPTAVAIDEAVELAKEFSTDDSGAFVHGVLARVARAS from the coding sequence GTGAGCGCCCGCACGAAGGCGCGTAAGCGCGCTCTCGACATCCTCTTCTCCGCCGACGTCCGCGGCGACGACCTCTCGGTCACCCTCGCCGCCGAGGCGAAGCGCGCCGCGAGCGAGCCCGCGCGCGAAGCCTCCTGGCTGTACGCCCGCGAGATCGTGGACGGCATCATCGACCAGCGCGACGAGATCGACGAGCAGATCACCACGCACAGCCGTGACTGGAAGCTCGAGCGGATGCCCGCGGTCGATCGCGCCCTGCTCCGCATCGGCGTGTGGGAGATCCTGCACAACGACGCGGTGCCCACGGCCGTCGCCATCGACGAGGCGGTGGAGCTCGCCAAGGAGTTCTCGACCGACGATTCCGGTGCTTTCGTGCACGGCGTCCTCGCCCGGGTCGCCCGCGCCTCCTGA
- a CDS encoding SNF2-related protein, with amino-acid sequence MPAPHVDLRDLMQITDAGGYARGLAYFREGNVLDLVWDEDLQELEGHVKGSQGAQYLVEVGFVSSNGKRHVRSTRCSCPVRSACKHVVAALLASNVHEYSQQSGARVVEPAVAAPAPAPPAAPSWRALVDPAVTAQTRPLALGVELRHREPRGDNHWAPRAVRPATPRDLARSTGELLLAIRPLMRSQQTGAWIQGHAGWDTVRRDAAQFGRSQTRWFGDLLSISRDSLLSGNAGDWLVVDQIESGLLWGHLRAGAALGIPMVTSQKNATVRLADAAEISATIARDDDGALTVAADATIDGQQVSASSVHPIGRSGVYSAVLMGSRMQITLAEVPLSDQVRALLEAPRPIVVPADEEEAFVTEAYPLLARRTAVQTVGDVALPEIPAPEPVLNVAFERGDVVSYSFAWSYRGFGTVPFAAGRTAVRDPEAEAARRAQLETVWHEHTTNRFAPSGSFHDIDAAAFVAQVVPAFEAAGVTVVTTGTRKEYRELTGVPEVTVSTVETTDSDWFDLGIIVTIDGRSIPFGPLFTALSRGKKKLLLSDGGYFTLDHPALDRLRELIEEAGELDEWETGPRISRYQTDLWEEFEDLADEAQPAVSWRSTAEGLRQATGVPATPVPPSLRAELRPYQKSGFDWLAFLWAHRLGGILADDMGLGKTLQLLTFVQHTRDRGERRPFLVLAPTSVLSTWKTEAARFTPELRVALVDTTSGTRRGSLTDAAAGVDVVVSSYTVARLDEKEFAGVEWAGLILDEAQFVKNPKTKLHRAISTFRADVTYAVTGTPMENSLSDLWSLLKLAAPGLFPSARRFRDRYIQPIEKGKVPENEEGGEYRRRRLEQLRRRIRPLMLRRTKEIVAADLPPKQEQVLEVELSPAHRALYDVVLQRERQKVLGLLDDLDRNRFIVFRSLTLLRMLSLAPGLVDENDADIGSSKLDTLLERVVELQAEGHRALVFSQFTSFLDLAAARLDAAGIPYAHLDGSTRRRQDVVDGFRSGEQVVFLISLKAGGFGLTLTEADYVFLLDPWWNPAAEAQAIDRTHRIGQTSQVFVYRMISAGTIEEKVRELQQRKARLFTAVMDDQELFAQSLTADDIRGLFDD; translated from the coding sequence ATGCCCGCACCGCACGTCGACCTCCGCGACCTCATGCAGATCACGGACGCCGGTGGGTACGCGCGCGGGCTCGCGTACTTCCGTGAAGGGAACGTGCTCGACCTCGTCTGGGACGAGGACCTGCAGGAGCTCGAAGGCCATGTGAAGGGCAGCCAGGGCGCGCAGTACCTGGTCGAGGTCGGCTTCGTGTCGTCGAACGGCAAGCGGCACGTCCGATCCACGCGGTGCTCGTGCCCCGTGCGTTCCGCCTGCAAGCACGTCGTCGCCGCCCTGCTCGCCTCGAACGTCCATGAGTACTCCCAGCAGAGCGGCGCGCGAGTCGTCGAACCTGCCGTGGCCGCTCCCGCCCCCGCGCCCCCTGCCGCGCCCTCCTGGCGAGCGCTGGTCGATCCCGCGGTCACGGCGCAGACCCGTCCGCTGGCGCTCGGGGTGGAGCTGCGACACCGTGAGCCGCGCGGCGACAATCACTGGGCACCGCGTGCCGTGCGACCGGCGACGCCCAGGGACCTCGCCCGGTCGACCGGCGAGCTGCTCCTGGCGATCCGACCGCTGATGCGCAGCCAGCAGACCGGTGCCTGGATCCAGGGGCACGCCGGCTGGGACACGGTGCGACGGGACGCGGCGCAGTTCGGGCGCAGCCAGACCCGCTGGTTCGGCGACCTGCTCAGCATCTCGCGCGACTCGCTGCTCTCCGGCAACGCCGGCGACTGGCTGGTCGTCGACCAGATCGAGTCGGGACTCCTGTGGGGGCACCTGCGCGCGGGCGCGGCCCTCGGCATCCCGATGGTGACGAGTCAGAAGAACGCCACAGTGCGCCTCGCCGATGCGGCGGAGATCTCGGCGACGATCGCCCGCGACGACGACGGCGCACTGACGGTCGCCGCGGATGCCACGATCGACGGTCAGCAGGTCTCCGCGTCCTCCGTGCATCCGATCGGCCGATCCGGGGTGTACTCGGCGGTCTTGATGGGCAGCCGGATGCAGATCACTCTCGCCGAGGTGCCGCTCAGCGACCAGGTGCGGGCTCTCCTCGAGGCGCCGCGGCCCATCGTGGTCCCGGCCGATGAGGAGGAGGCGTTCGTCACCGAGGCCTACCCGCTGCTCGCGCGGCGCACTGCCGTGCAGACGGTGGGCGACGTCGCACTGCCGGAGATCCCCGCGCCGGAGCCCGTTCTGAACGTCGCCTTCGAACGCGGGGATGTCGTCAGCTACTCGTTCGCCTGGTCGTACCGCGGATTCGGGACGGTGCCGTTCGCGGCCGGTCGGACCGCTGTCCGCGATCCGGAGGCCGAGGCGGCGCGGCGTGCCCAGCTCGAGACGGTCTGGCACGAGCACACGACGAACCGGTTCGCGCCCTCGGGCTCGTTCCACGACATCGACGCTGCGGCTTTCGTCGCCCAGGTCGTGCCCGCGTTCGAGGCTGCCGGGGTCACGGTGGTCACGACCGGCACGCGCAAGGAGTACCGCGAGCTCACCGGCGTTCCCGAGGTGACGGTCTCGACGGTCGAGACGACGGATTCCGACTGGTTCGATTTGGGGATCATCGTGACGATCGACGGGCGGAGCATCCCGTTCGGGCCCCTGTTCACGGCGCTCAGCAGGGGGAAGAAGAAGCTGCTGCTCTCCGACGGCGGCTACTTCACCCTCGATCATCCGGCGCTCGATCGTCTGCGCGAGCTCATCGAGGAGGCGGGCGAGCTCGACGAGTGGGAGACCGGTCCGCGGATCAGCCGCTACCAGACCGATCTCTGGGAGGAGTTCGAGGACCTCGCCGACGAGGCGCAGCCGGCGGTGAGCTGGCGCTCGACCGCCGAGGGCCTCCGCCAGGCGACCGGCGTGCCCGCGACGCCCGTGCCGCCGTCGCTCCGCGCCGAGCTCCGTCCGTACCAGAAGTCAGGGTTCGACTGGCTGGCCTTCCTCTGGGCGCATCGGCTGGGCGGGATCCTGGCCGATGACATGGGGCTCGGCAAGACCCTGCAGCTGCTCACCTTCGTGCAGCACACGCGCGACCGGGGCGAGCGGCGGCCGTTCCTCGTGCTGGCTCCGACCTCGGTGCTGAGCACCTGGAAGACCGAGGCGGCCCGCTTCACGCCCGAGCTGCGCGTGGCGCTCGTCGACACGACGAGCGGAACGCGTCGCGGTTCGCTGACGGATGCCGCTGCCGGGGTCGACGTCGTCGTGAGCTCCTACACGGTGGCGCGACTCGACGAGAAGGAGTTCGCCGGCGTCGAGTGGGCGGGGCTCATCCTCGACGAGGCCCAGTTCGTGAAGAATCCGAAGACGAAGCTGCATCGGGCGATCTCGACGTTCCGCGCGGACGTGACGTACGCGGTGACGGGCACTCCGATGGAGAACAGCCTCTCCGATCTGTGGTCGCTGCTGAAGCTCGCCGCTCCCGGTCTGTTCCCGTCGGCGCGCCGGTTCCGCGATCGCTACATCCAGCCGATCGAGAAGGGCAAGGTTCCCGAGAACGAGGAGGGCGGCGAGTACCGCCGTCGTCGCCTCGAGCAGCTGCGCCGCCGCATCCGTCCGCTCATGCTCCGCCGCACGAAGGAGATCGTCGCAGCCGACCTGCCGCCCAAGCAGGAGCAGGTGCTCGAGGTGGAACTGAGCCCCGCCCACCGCGCCCTCTACGACGTGGTGCTGCAGCGCGAGCGCCAGAAGGTGCTCGGACTGCTCGACGATCTGGATCGCAACCGCTTCATCGTGTTCCGCTCCCTGACCCTGCTGCGGATGCTGAGCCTCGCCCCGGGACTGGTCGACGAGAACGACGCCGACATCGGCTCCAGCAAGCTCGACACCCTGCTCGAGAGAGTCGTGGAGCTGCAGGCCGAAGGCCACAGGGCGCTCGTGTTCAGCCAGTTCACCTCGTTCCTCGACCTCGCCGCCGCCCGCCTCGACGCCGCCGGCATCCCCTACGCCCATCTCGACGGGTCGACCCGCCGCCGGCAGGACGTCGTGGACGGGTTCCGGTCGGGGGAGCAGGTCGTGTTCCTCATCAGCCTGAAGGCCGGCGGATTCGGACTCACCCTGACCGAGGCCGACTACGTGTTCCTGCTCGATCCCTGGTGGAACCCGGCCGCCGAGGCGCAGGCGATCGACCGCACGCATCGCATCGGCCAGACCAGTCAGGTCTTCGTGTACCGCATGATCTCGGCCGGGACGATCGAGGAGAAGGTGCGCGAACTGCAGCAGCGCAAGGCCCGCCTCTTCACGGCAGTGATGGACGACCAGGAGCTGTTCGCCCAGTCCCTCACAGCCGACGACATCCGCGGCCTCTTCGACGACTAG